A stretch of the Octopus sinensis unplaced genomic scaffold, ASM634580v1 Contig18956, whole genome shotgun sequence genome encodes the following:
- the LOC118761982 gene encoding dual serine/threonine and tyrosine protein kinase-like produces the protein SRELGRGQYGVVYFCEKWGEFESCAVKTLVPPDDRHISDVSLEIYYARLISLTPLTEFYPKTTVWCPCWAQSCTRMTCRLQFTYFIRNTTWIYAMPLKNKCHYKMGIALEVVEGIRFIHGQGHIHRDIKLSNIMVGHFFASFLLDCNFHAKLTDMGFCKPVSMISGTVVGTPIHMSPELLSGKYDRRVDIFAFGILFCSGNCTMPHVYQQYNSVHELWNMVGKGQRPERLSFFDQDWWDLMNDCWNTDPCLRPHIGEKVEQSPHYSPSVQSPYYPQEPTNQP, from the exons TCACGGGAACTTGGCCGAGGACAATATGGAGTTGTCTACTTTTGTGAAAAATGGGGAGAATTCGAGTCCTGTGCTGTAAAAACCTTAGTTCCCCCAGACGATCGACACATTTCTGACGTATCTCTGGAAATATACTACGCAAGGTTAATCTCCCTAACTCCTCTGACAGAATTCTACCCAAAAACGACCGTGTGGTGTCCGTGTTGGGCACAGTCATGCACGAGGATGACATGTCGACTACAATTCACATATTTTATAAGAAATACGACATGGATTTATGCCATGCCCTTAAAAAACAAATGCCACTACAA AATGGGGATCGCCCTGGAGGTGGTCGAGGGAATCCGCTTCATCCACGGACAGGGACACATCCACAGAGACATCAAACTAAGCAATATTATGGTTGGacatttttttgctagttttttgCTGGATTGTAATTTTCATGCAAAATTGACTGACATGGGATTCTGTAAACCTGTCTCAATGATATCGGGGACCGTGGTGGGGACCCCTATCCACATGTCCCCTGAATTACTCAGTGGAAAATACGACAGGAGAGTAGACATATTTGCATTTGGGATTCTTTTT TGTTCTGGGAATTGTACAATGCCCCATGTGTATCAGCAGTACAACTCTGTACATGAACTATGGAACATGGTTGGGAAAG GTCAAAGACCTGAACGACTTTCATTTTTTGACCAAGACTGGTGGGACTTGATGAACGATTGTTGGAACACTGATCCCTGCCTTCGTCCACACATCGGAGAA AAAGTGGAACAATCCCCACACTACTCCCCCTCCGTACAGTCACCATATTATCCTCAGGAACCAACGAATCAGCCTTAA